The sequence GCGTCAGCGAGTAGTCCTGGTTCTTCAGGCTCGGTCGATAGAGCTTCCCTGCGGCGGAGTTGGCGTTGTAGATCTCGGGCCGGTAGATCTTCTGGAAGGTTTCCATCGTGCTGATGGTGCCGATCAGCTCGAGGTTGGTATAGCCGCCCAGCAGGTCGCCGTGGAAGTAGAAGGCCAACGGCGCAATGCCATTCGGAGGCATGAAGAAGCGAACCTGCATCCCCATCTTCGCGAAGTATTGATCGGTCGAGGACAGTTCATTCTGCTGGTACTCGGCACCCAGCACCGGGTGCTGGTTACCGGTCCGCCGATAGGTCTTGCTGGTCGAGGCGCTGATGCAGATCGCGGGCGGCTTGCCGAAGTGTTCCTTGTACGTGCTCGAATTGGCAAACTGCTTGAACAGCTTTCCATGCAGGTCGCCGAAATCTGCCGGAACACCGAATTCCGCTCTATCGACGTTGTAGCCCGGGAGCAGGACGCTGAAGTCGTAATCCCGCACGTAAGAGGAAAAATTGTTCCCTGCGATACCGTCGATGCGCCTGTTCTCCTTCTTGTCGAGGATGCAGGTCTTCAGTATCTCGATCAACGGAAATGCATCGGACCTGCTCTCGGCATCCATGCGCATCTCGACGGAGATGATCTCGAGTTCGACAGCGTAGCGATCGCCCATCGGGTTGTCCCAATGCGCCAGCTCGTTGAAGCGGTTGTCGATCATCTTCAGCGTGTTGCGCAGGTTCTGCTGCCGGTTCGCTCCCCGGGCCAGGTTGGCGAAGTTGGTGGTGATGCGCGTGCTGTCCGACGGTTCATAGTTTTCGTCGAAGCGGATGCTCTTGAGGTTGAAGGTGGGTTCTT comes from Variovorax paradoxus and encodes:
- a CDS encoding DUF1852 domain-containing protein; this translates as MNQEPTFNLKSIRFDENYEPSDSTRITTNFANLARGANRQQNLRNTLKMIDNRFNELAHWDNPMGDRYAVELEIISVEMRMDAESRSDAFPLIEILKTCILDKKENRRIDGIAGNNFSSYVRDYDFSVLLPGYNVDRAEFGVPADFGDLHGKLFKQFANSSTYKEHFGKPPAICISASTSKTYRRTGNQHPVLGAEYQQNELSSTDQYFAKMGMQVRFFMPPNGIAPLAFYFHGDLLGGYTNLELIGTISTMETFQKIYRPEIYNANSAAGKLYRPSLKNQDYSLTQIVYDREERSQLAVKQGKFAEEHFIKPYKSVLERWIATAAA